One stretch of Arachis duranensis cultivar V14167 chromosome 1, aradu.V14167.gnm2.J7QH, whole genome shotgun sequence DNA includes these proteins:
- the LOC107481816 gene encoding uncharacterized protein LOC107481816 has product MVRKRFQAQEPKTGLYYAQNFLKKIGLGKENYYFWKQIGKALLCTYAIAGAVWLYNETSPLGWWTLKPRPKEEWELAHLYEYRQFPYPGDEEAMQEFIAKGGMIGTTIGPKGTIETDKDALNYQKQLQDKKFEQEALKMWMRMRNEVIGELQEQDFDLE; this is encoded by the exons ATGGTTCGTAAGCGATTTCAGGCACAGGAACCCAAAACAG GTCTATACTATGCTCAAAACTTCCTAAAGAAAATTGGGTTAGGAAAGGAGAACTATTACTTCTGGAAACAAATCGGTAAGGCTTTGCTTTGCACCTACGCAATTGCAGGTGCAGTGTGGCTATACAACGAGACATCGCCACTGGGGTGGTGGACGCTGAAGCCGCGACCAAAAGAAGAGTGGGAACTAGCCCACTTGTATGAGTACCGACAGTTCCCATACCCCGGAGATGAGGAAGCAATGCAGGAGTTCATTGCAAAGGGTGGAATGATTGGAACAACCATTGGTCCTAAAGGGACTATTGAGACCGATAAGGATGCATTGAATTACCAGAAACAGCTACAGGACAAGAAGTTTGAGCAAGAAGCTCTGAAAATGTGGATGAGGATGAGGAATGAGGTCATTGGTGAGCTTCAGGAACAAGACTTTGATTTGGAATGA